A region of Rutidosis leptorrhynchoides isolate AG116_Rl617_1_P2 unplaced genomic scaffold, CSIRO_AGI_Rlap_v1 contig487, whole genome shotgun sequence DNA encodes the following proteins:
- the LOC139883983 gene encoding histone-lysine N-methyltransferase SUVR4-like encodes MSNISCCVEARVSDLGLQTVDELQKGAFVSEYIGEIFTDSELRSRSFQNDVSQEKYKYSVLLDADWGSMSILNDEEALWLDGRDYENAARFINHKYSEANPIAIPVEIENPYHLYYHVAFFTTRKVFAMEELTWDYVRR; translated from the exons atgaGCAACATTTCATGTTGTGTCGAGGCTCGC GTTTCTGATTTG GGACTTCAAACAGTTGATGAATTGCAAAAGGGTGCTTTTGTCTCTGAGTATATTGGGGAAATATTTACTGATTCAGAGCTCCGCAGCCGAAGCTTTCAAAATGATGTTAGCCAGGAGAAGTATAAATATTCAGTGCTCCTTGATGCAGATTGGGGTTCAATGAGTATCCTGAATGATGAAGAAGCCTTGTGGTTGGATGGTAGAGATTATGAAAATGCTGCAAGGTTCATCAATCACAAGTATTCTGAAGCTAACCCGATTGCAATCCCTGTTGAAATTGAGAACCCATACCATCTTTACTACCATGTTGCATTCTTCACTACAAGGAAAGTTTTTGCAATGGAAGAGTTAACCTGGGACTACGTACGACGTTGA
- the LOC139883984 gene encoding methyl-CpG-binding domain-containing protein 7-like yields MRLRGGGVELKDKELQKIEDPDYTPTANFRLPPGWVIDRRPSPSVPGRFDKYYRDPQSGLQFRSLLSVQRFLNGEPPRRPAKAGNTTDIVPFKITSAIHHQGLLPDNWIIQEKPRSNAHYQGIIDREYIDTETGCKFRSFIAVQRHLSEMGEGSTKSAKKPKMLKDGSCSRPDKVKWVLSGTGRCRTWKVFIGESEVPESVKRKWWETFQLKIKR; encoded by the exons ATGCGGCTAAGAGGAGGCGGTGTTGAACTCAAGGATAAGGAATTGCAGAAGATTGAAGACCCTGATTATACCCCCACCGCTAACTTCAGATTGCCCCCTGGTTGGGTTATCGACAGACGCCCATCTCCCTCAGTCCCCGGCCGTTTCGACAAG TATTACCGTGATCCTCAATCTGGGCTTCAATTCCGTTCCCTGCTATCGGTTCAGAGGTTCCTCAATGGTGAACCTCCTAGGAGACCTGCAAAAGCAGGAAAT ACGACTGATATTGTGCCCTTCAAGATCACTTCAGCGATACACCATCAAGGGCTTCTACCTGATAATTGGATCATTCAGGAAAAGCCACGTAGTAATGCTCATTATCAAGGCATCATTGACAGG GAATACATAGATACAGAGACTGGATGTAAGTTCCGTTCATTTATAGCTGTTCAGAGACACCTTAGTGAAATGGGTGAAGGATCAACTAAATCTGCT AAAAAACCAAAGATGTTAAAGGATGGATCTTGCAGTAGACCGGACAAAGTAAAGTGGGTTTTGAGCGGGACAGGCAGATGTCGTACGTGGAAAGTTTTCATAGGTGAATCTGAGGTCCCTGAATCTGTGAAGAGAAAGTGGTGGGAGACGTTTCAGTTGAAGATAAAACGTTAA